From Osmerus mordax isolate fOsmMor3 chromosome 8, fOsmMor3.pri, whole genome shotgun sequence, a single genomic window includes:
- the si:dkey-174m14.3 gene encoding brain-enriched guanylate kinase-associated protein, whose product MKTISSLQEQKEDLRKRLSYTTHKLELLESEFDSTRQYLETELRRAQEELEKFTEKLRRIQSSYSALQRINQDLEERNHRNSQHHDDEKRALSREVIVLNNHLTEAKLTIEKLQEDNDLYRKDCNLAAQLLQCNKSHYRTQLSELPAEFQERVTMHMEGTPLCHTPYSDSVSASVIAKVLEKPDDTCSSQASNSPSPQPQDQGFLLDTISSGECLGLQVAYKSDLHSSDTALYCPDDRHRERRPSMDLHGQRKFLYGHQNSTDSNPEESSIGLRPSFSQDHFAKFPASLGAASSSYSSFSGGGSEDKGNGPPSSTASSPHHHSLYMDWRDGGDYERKSDSSWERDSPGGFSKTHSFQQAEMSHRQNDSSPVYSRTMSSCFSEPYEPLPPSSSPSVAYGDSRRGSMLAPEEEELIGRWRQLSVEDLSAHYHSPGRASPYSFSEQHFSVRPAKIHLGPIYSSFQEGADYYHHTGAVMDPVCFSNPSPECSPGLHQSHSPAHLYHAKEDGQESETSIYHSGSSKDTEGSIAAGGHTKEYVDISLNSSTESLSQRCLEMAADHHYQAEMHSSPPQKNPPLPPPSPPPPQYKTFGTLGLSRKDSLTKAQLYGTLLN is encoded by the exons AATACAAAGCAGCTACTCAGCACTGCAAAGGATCAATCAAgatctggaggagaggaatcaCAGAAAT TCACAACACCATGACGACGAGAAGCGAGCCCTTAgcagagaggttattgtccttaATAACCACTTGACGGAGGCCAAGCTGACCATAGAGAAACTGCAGGAAGACAAT GATCTTTATAGAAAGGATTGCAACCTGGCTGCTCAGCTACTCCAGTGCAACAAGTCACACTATAGAACCCAGTTGTCTGAG CTGCCTGCCGAATTCCAGGAGCGTGTTACCATGCACATGGAAGGAACTCCTCTCTGCCACACTCCCTACTCAGACTCTGTTTCTGCGTCTGTCATTGCCAAGGTTCTAGAGAAACCGGATGATACATGCAGCAGTCAAGCTTCCAATTCACCTAGCCCCCAACCCCAGGACCAAGGCTTTCTTCTAGATACCATTAGCAGTGGTGAATGCTTAGGCCTTCAGGTGGCCTACAAGTCAGACTTGCACAGTAGTGACACAGCCCTATACTGCCCTGATGATCGACACCGTGAGCGCAGGCCCAGCATGGACCTCCATGGCCAAAGAAAGTTCTTGTACGGGCACCAGAACTCTACAGACAGTAATCCAGAAGAGAGCTCCATAGGACTGAGGCCCAGCTTCTCCCAGGACCATTTTGCTAAGTTTCCTGCCTCACTAGGCGCTGCCTCCAGCTCCTATTCTAGTTTCAGTGGAGGTGGGTCTGAAGACAAGGGCAATGGTCCCCCTAGCAGCACAGcatcctccccccaccaccattcCCTCTACATGGACTGGAGAGACGGGGGCGACTATGAAAGGAAGAGTGACTCatcctgggagagagacagtcctGGTGGTTTCAGCAAGACCCACAGCTTTCAGCAAGCAGAGATGAGCCACCGCCAGAATGACAGCTCGCCTGTCTACAGCCGCACCATGTCCTCTTGCTTCAGTGAGCCCTATGAGCCTCTGCCACCGTCCTCCTCGCCCAGTGTCGCCTATGGAGACAGTCGCCGTGGCAGCATGCTGgcccctgaggaggaggagctcatTGGGCGCTGGAGGCAACTGAGTGTGGAGGACCTGAGTGCCCACTACCACAGCCCCGGCCGTGCCTCACCTTACAGTTTCTCTGAACAGCATTTCTCAGTGCGACCGGCCAAAATTCACCTGGGGCCCATTTACAGCAGTTTTCAAGAGGGGGCTGACTACTACCACCACACTGGAGCCGTCATGGACCCAGTCTGCTTCTCTAACCCCAGCCCAGAATGCAGCCCGGGGCTGCACCAGTCCCACAGCCCAGCCCACCTGTACCACGCTAAGGAGGACGGTCAGGAGTCTGAGACCAGCATATACCACTCAGGCAGCTCCAAGGACACAGAGGGTAGTATTGCAGCCGGGGGGCATACAAAAGAGTATGTGGACATCAGTCTCAATAGCTCCACAGAATCCCTATCCCAGAGATGTCTGGAGATGGCAGCTGACCATCACTACCAGGCCGAGATGCATAGTTCACCACCCCAGAAGAACCCTCCACTGCCCCcaccttcaccccctccccctcagtatAAAACATTTGGCACCTTGGGACTTTCTCGAAAGGACAGTCTGACCAAAGCTCAGTTGTATGGTACACTGCTGAACTGA